A single window of Aquarana catesbeiana isolate 2022-GZ linkage group LG10, ASM4218655v1, whole genome shotgun sequence DNA harbors:
- the LOC141109973 gene encoding chemerin-like receptor 1: MSGSMETNTTEATHTDQEFDMTLSKILHVLYMMGLSGICLLGITGNGLVIWFVAFKMKKTVNSVWFLSLAFADFTFSLLLPLTIIYFALDYHWPFGTFMCKLNDFALIINLSASVLQLTIISIDRCISVVFPVWCRNHCTVRLAVKVVLALWIVSLLLNVPYFIYSDTHDVSDTIVDCNLDWSMYVKQVIISFIFMFVIPFTIIIFCYTVIFLRIQRNRRVTSTKPYKVIAAVIISFFICWFPFHVFSIINSYGTLHDLRLLFLIGYFISHSLAFLNSCVNPLLYVFIGQNFKQKFWSAIKSGFERALTEDTNLTDPNRHRFSPDHAISQM, translated from the coding sequence ATGTCTGGAAGTATGGAGACCAACACCACCGAGGCAACTCACACAGATCAAGAATTTGATATGACTTTGTCTAAAATACTCCATGTTTTATACATGATGGGTTTATCAGGAATATGTTTGCTGGGAATAACTGGAAATGGTCTGGTCATCTGGTTTGTTGCCTTTAAAATGAAAAAGACGGTCAACTCTGTTTGGTTCCTAAGTTTAGCTTTTGCAGATTTTACCTTCAGCCTTCTCCTACCCTTAACTATCATTTACTTTGCACTTGACTATCACTGGCCATTTGGAACCTTCATGTGCAAGCTTAACGATTTTGCATTAATTATCAATCTGTCTGCCAGTGTCCTACAACTCACCATCATCAGCATTGATCgctgcatctctgtggtcttcccTGTTTGGTGTCGGAACCATTGCACCGTGAGACTGGCTGTGAAAGTCGTTCTTGCACTTTGGATTGTATCTCTTCTACTCAATGTACCTTACTTCATATATTCAGATACACATGATGTCAGCGATACCATTGTGGATTGTAATTTAGATTGGTCAATGTACGTTAAACAAGTTATAATAAGCTTTATCTTTATGTTTGTTATTCCTTTTACTATCATTATCTTCTGTTACACTGTCATCTTTTTGCGTATTCAAAGAAATCGCAGAGTAACATCTACCAAACCTTACAAAGTGATTGCAGCCGTCATCATTTCCTTCTTTATTTGCTGGTTTCCCTTCCATGTATTTTCCATCATTAATTCATATGGAACACTTCATGATCTCAGACTTTTGTTTTTGATAGGCTATTTTATATCACACTCACTGGCATTCTTAAACAGCTGTGTGAACCCTCTTCTCTATGTCTTCATTGGCCAAAACTTCAAACAAAAATTCTGGAGCGCCATTAAATCTGGTTTTGAGAGAGCATTAACTGAGGACACCAACCTGACAGATCCAAATAGACACAGATTTTCACCTGATCATGCCATAAGCCAAATGTGA